In one window of Anaerolineales bacterium DNA:
- the fabG gene encoding 3-oxoacyl-[acyl-carrier-protein] reductase, with amino-acid sequence MTEKSASFEGQVAIVTGGSGGIGQSIVQSFATRGVSVAVADYAFESAVKVAADISKSTGVKAIAVKVDVSDFEQAKAMAETVIKELGRIDILVNNAGITRDDLIIRMPVEDWDAVINVNLKGGWNCSKAVVRSMMKQRYGRIVNISSVSGQVGQAGQTNYSASKAGLIGFTKALAREVATRGITVNAVAPGFIPTPLTETLPQELMDYILGMTPMGRMGSTEEIAAAVTFLASPEASYITGQVLGVDGGMAMM; translated from the coding sequence ATGACTGAAAAATCGGCCTCGTTCGAGGGGCAAGTTGCCATCGTTACCGGCGGATCCGGCGGGATCGGACAATCCATCGTTCAATCGTTCGCCACGCGCGGCGTATCGGTCGCGGTTGCGGATTACGCCTTCGAAAGCGCGGTGAAAGTTGCAGCCGATATCAGCAAGTCGACGGGAGTCAAGGCGATCGCCGTCAAAGTGGACGTCTCGGATTTCGAACAGGCCAAAGCGATGGCCGAGACGGTCATCAAGGAACTCGGAAGGATCGACATCCTGGTCAACAACGCCGGCATCACGCGCGACGATCTCATCATCCGCATGCCCGTTGAGGATTGGGACGCCGTGATCAACGTCAATCTCAAAGGCGGCTGGAATTGTTCCAAGGCCGTCGTGCGCAGCATGATGAAGCAGCGCTACGGCCGCATCGTAAACATCTCATCCGTTTCCGGACAGGTCGGACAAGCCGGGCAAACCAACTACTCGGCCTCGAAAGCCGGGTTGATCGGCTTCACCAAAGCCCTGGCGCGCGAGGTTGCCACGCGCGGCATCACCGTCAACGCCGTGGCGCCCGGATTCATCCCGACGCCGCTGACGGAAACCCTTCCACAAGAATTGATGGATTACATCCTGGGCATGACTCCCATGGGACGCATGGGCTCCACAGAAGAAATCGCCGCGGCCGTAACCTTCCTGGCCTCCCCCGAAGCATCCTACATCACCGGCCAGGTTCTGGGTGTGGATGGCGGTATGGCGATGATGTAG
- a CDS encoding Asp23/Gls24 family envelope stress response protein, translated as MAAKEKDAARAPGATTIAPNVLVTTARLAALGVQGVAAVAPGPSSVNRLFRRGSGEGVRIEIDNEAVSVDLHLVLEKDTNVRDVSRKVQENVARAIEDIVGMQVTRIDVHIEDIDYT; from the coding sequence ATGGCTGCGAAAGAAAAGGATGCCGCACGAGCGCCCGGCGCGACGACGATCGCCCCAAACGTGCTCGTTACAACTGCAAGGCTGGCCGCACTGGGTGTTCAGGGAGTCGCTGCAGTCGCTCCAGGCCCCAGCAGTGTAAACCGGCTCTTCCGCCGCGGATCCGGCGAAGGCGTCCGTATCGAAATCGACAACGAAGCGGTGTCTGTTGATCTGCACCTCGTACTAGAAAAAGACACCAACGTCCGAGACGTGAGCCGCAAGGTCCAGGAAAATGTCGCCCGAGCGATCGAAGACATCGTTGGAATGCAGGTTACGCGCATCGATGTACACATCGAAGACATCGATTACACCTAA
- the nusB gene encoding transcription antitermination factor NusB: MKRERRRARSLALQILYEVDCVGHPLEEVLAGRLERSSDLEEETAAFLRQMVLGAFEHAEELDAMIASCAPDWPVDELAILDRNILRIALWEIKIYTKTPVKVAINEAVELAKRFSSDNAPRFINGVLGTLIREDEES; encoded by the coding sequence ATGAAGCGTGAAAGGCGGCGCGCGCGAAGTCTGGCGCTGCAGATACTCTATGAAGTCGACTGCGTCGGGCATCCATTGGAGGAAGTCCTGGCCGGCCGCCTGGAGAGGAGCAGCGATCTCGAGGAGGAAACAGCGGCATTTCTCCGTCAAATGGTATTGGGTGCGTTCGAGCATGCAGAAGAATTGGACGCCATGATCGCCAGCTGCGCACCGGATTGGCCGGTGGATGAGCTGGCGATTTTAGACCGGAACATCCTGAGAATCGCACTGTGGGAGATCAAGATTTACACAAAAACTCCGGTGAAGGTTGCCATCAATGAAGCCGTGGAACTGGCAAAACGTTTCAGCTCCGATAACGCCCCTCGATTCATCAACGGCGTTCTGGGCACCTTGATTCGGGAAGATGAAGAGTCTTGA
- the tatC gene encoding twin-arginine translocase subunit TatC codes for MRRRFLDKVRHILGFPFRLISKPFRAFREFIEYEPEDTPLGDALTKAVEQPSALLEHLEALRGHIIRSVIVLVIMIIVSMTFASKVLDWLAKPIGGIANLQAIEVTESIGAFMRVSLLTGFAMALPYISAEIFAYVNPGLKPRERKSLLAITPFATVLFLMGMAFAYYIMLPAALPFMLGFIGINTVPRPSNYIRFVTGVMFWIGVAFQFPLVIYSMARLGIVQAKTLAQGWRVAIVAIAVVAAVVTPTIDPVNMAIVMVPMILLYFISIAAAAIAQRRLAASQLKS; via the coding sequence ATGAGACGCAGATTTCTAGACAAGGTCCGCCACATACTCGGGTTTCCATTTCGCTTGATCTCGAAACCCTTCCGCGCATTCAGGGAGTTCATCGAATACGAGCCGGAGGACACTCCCCTCGGCGATGCACTCACCAAGGCAGTCGAGCAGCCGTCCGCTTTGCTCGAACACCTCGAAGCGCTGCGAGGTCACATCATCCGCTCGGTCATCGTTCTCGTGATCATGATCATCGTGAGTATGACCTTTGCCAGCAAGGTCCTCGACTGGCTGGCCAAACCGATCGGCGGGATCGCCAACCTCCAAGCGATCGAAGTGACCGAATCCATAGGCGCCTTTATGCGCGTTTCGCTGCTGACGGGATTCGCCATGGCACTGCCCTACATCAGCGCCGAGATATTCGCCTACGTGAATCCGGGGCTGAAACCTCGTGAGCGCAAGTCGTTATTGGCCATCACGCCTTTCGCCACGGTGCTTTTCCTGATGGGCATGGCCTTTGCTTACTACATCATGCTCCCGGCCGCGCTGCCCTTCATGTTGGGTTTCATCGGCATCAACACTGTGCCGCGTCCCTCGAACTACATCCGTTTCGTCACCGGCGTGATGTTCTGGATCGGAGTCGCCTTCCAATTCCCGCTCGTCATCTACAGCATGGCGAGACTGGGTATCGTCCAGGCCAAAACGTTGGCTCAAGGTTGGCGCGTGGCGATTGTGGCCATCGCCGTTGTGGCGGCCGTCGTGACCCCGACGATCGATCCGGTAAACATGGCCATCGTCATGGTGCCGATGATCCTGCTTTACTTCATCAGCATCGCTGCGGCTGCGATCGCACAACGCCGGCTTGCCGCCTCCCAATTGAAGTCATAA
- a CDS encoding carboxypeptidase regulatory-like domain-containing protein yields the protein MSKHRSMYLLLVILLIPLVSGCSLTDMFSGSSGPTSRVIPTATPLPAAEVVFSASPPADTTSKSDLALVVVDEVTGLDYNTVTHEMKRQKDGHWEVHVAVPVSSVLHYRYTRQSPSPADEADTMGNPIEYRLAKIDGPTRIDDVIATWSDAAYQGPVGRIIGQLTDQADGSPLAEMVVVVAGVRTFSDGEGNFRIEGLQPGLHQLVVFSPTGAYQTVQQGALIAADSTTPIALQLSAAQRVQVTFEISVPEDTIPGIPLRIAGNVQQMGNVFSPLSGGVNLSVAKMPEALLVTPTDYISVVTLYSGTDLRYKYTLGDGFWNAERDPDGYFLTRQLIVPDYDIILKDAVATWHGGSKGSVQFNVTVPADTPPGEQISLQLNPYTWFEPIPMWPQDENQWFYVLHGPLDFSGTIGYRYCRNGQCGSADDIETAGSNSMGRPLTPSRDMQQLHDEVTAWWWLSADSPSTTIIAPAIEARNDYEVGVELVSGYHPNLQALTTAMLGSVVDLGSNAIVLTPSWVLEENEPTPNIAFDPARAPFAADLENTIREATKRGLEISLRPTLSVEDGSLQNWWLTAPRDSAWWDVWFEEYRSFILTYARLAERNDVSRLVLGGVETMPALPGGLIAGDISSEVPMDAEHRWLELITEIGEIYDGELAFQIELSDELEAIPNFMVACDAVYVYWHAPLATTEEASPAEMQSAASSLLDTVLLADPRLSNVPIYLSVEYLSIEGSASACAKAPDETCRDNTEFEQGAIVDPDLGVDLLAQAQALNAVLLEATVRDEIQGFFVRGYNPSVVLQDKSASIYGKPGRDVIWYWYSRLTGVQ from the coding sequence ATGAGCAAACACCGATCGATGTACTTGCTTCTCGTGATACTCTTGATTCCGCTCGTATCGGGCTGTTCGCTCACCGACATGTTCTCGGGCAGCAGCGGCCCCACGTCCAGAGTGATTCCCACGGCCACACCGCTGCCGGCCGCGGAGGTCGTCTTCAGTGCATCCCCGCCCGCGGACACGACCTCGAAATCCGACCTGGCGCTCGTCGTCGTCGACGAAGTGACCGGTCTCGACTATAACACCGTTACGCATGAAATGAAGCGCCAAAAGGATGGACACTGGGAAGTCCATGTCGCCGTGCCCGTCAGCTCAGTGCTGCACTACCGCTACACTCGCCAGTCGCCGTCGCCCGCGGACGAGGCGGACACCATGGGAAATCCCATCGAATATCGCCTGGCGAAAATCGATGGTCCAACCCGGATCGATGATGTCATTGCCACCTGGAGCGACGCTGCCTATCAAGGACCCGTAGGCAGGATTATCGGTCAGCTCACCGATCAAGCCGATGGATCGCCGCTTGCGGAGATGGTCGTGGTCGTTGCGGGCGTTCGCACGTTCAGCGACGGGGAGGGAAATTTCCGCATCGAAGGTCTTCAACCCGGTTTGCACCAACTCGTGGTCTTCAGCCCGACCGGCGCGTACCAAACCGTGCAGCAAGGCGCGCTGATTGCCGCAGACAGCACGACTCCCATTGCGCTGCAGCTCTCGGCTGCGCAACGGGTTCAAGTTACTTTTGAGATCTCCGTTCCGGAAGACACGATCCCCGGCATACCGCTGCGCATCGCCGGCAACGTACAGCAAATGGGCAACGTCTTCAGCCCGCTTTCCGGCGGCGTAAATCTGAGTGTGGCCAAGATGCCCGAAGCCCTTCTGGTGACTCCTACCGATTACATCTCCGTCGTGACGCTCTACAGCGGCACAGACCTGCGTTACAAATACACGCTCGGGGACGGCTTCTGGAACGCCGAGCGCGATCCGGATGGCTATTTCCTGACGCGGCAATTAATCGTCCCGGACTACGACATCATCTTAAAAGACGCCGTAGCAACGTGGCACGGCGGATCGAAGGGCAGCGTGCAATTCAACGTCACCGTGCCTGCGGATACACCGCCCGGCGAGCAGATCAGCCTGCAGCTCAACCCGTACACGTGGTTCGAGCCGATCCCGATGTGGCCCCAGGACGAAAACCAATGGTTCTACGTCTTGCACGGCCCCCTCGATTTCAGCGGAACGATCGGCTACCGCTACTGCCGCAATGGCCAATGTGGCAGCGCCGACGACATCGAGACGGCCGGCTCGAATTCCATGGGTCGTCCACTCACCCCCTCACGAGACATGCAACAGCTCCACGATGAGGTGACAGCGTGGTGGTGGTTGTCCGCCGATTCGCCCTCGACGACCATCATCGCTCCGGCGATCGAAGCCCGCAATGATTACGAGGTCGGTGTGGAATTGGTGTCCGGTTACCATCCGAATCTTCAAGCTCTGACCACTGCGATGCTCGGCAGTGTCGTAGATCTCGGATCCAACGCCATCGTGTTGACGCCCAGTTGGGTGCTCGAGGAGAACGAACCCACGCCGAACATCGCTTTCGATCCGGCACGCGCCCCCTTTGCGGCCGACCTGGAAAACACGATCCGTGAAGCGACAAAACGAGGCCTCGAGATCTCCCTTCGACCAACGTTGTCCGTTGAGGACGGCAGCCTGCAGAATTGGTGGCTGACGGCGCCCCGCGATTCGGCCTGGTGGGATGTGTGGTTTGAAGAATACAGATCGTTCATACTCACCTACGCACGGCTGGCCGAACGGAATGACGTATCCCGTCTGGTCCTCGGCGGAGTCGAGACGATGCCTGCCCTGCCCGGCGGATTGATCGCAGGCGACATTTCTTCCGAAGTGCCGATGGACGCAGAACATCGCTGGCTGGAGCTCATCACGGAGATCGGCGAAATATACGACGGCGAGCTCGCCTTTCAGATCGAGCTGTCGGATGAACTGGAGGCGATTCCCAATTTCATGGTCGCCTGCGATGCAGTGTATGTGTATTGGCATGCCCCGTTGGCCACCACGGAGGAAGCTTCGCCCGCAGAAATGCAATCTGCGGCGAGCTCGCTGCTGGACACCGTGCTGCTCGCCGATCCGAGGCTTTCGAACGTTCCCATCTATCTGAGTGTGGAATACCTTTCCATCGAGGGCTCGGCGAGCGCGTGCGCCAAAGCGCCGGACGAAACGTGCAGAGACAACACCGAGTTCGAGCAGGGCGCCATCGTCGACCCGGATTTGGGAGTCGATTTACTCGCACAAGCGCAGGCGCTCAATGCGGTGCTTCTGGAAGCTACCGTTCGAGATGAGATCCAGGGCTTCTTCGTACGTGGCTATAATCCCAGCGTAGTGCTGCAAGACAAATCAGCTTCTATCTATGGGAAACCGGGACGTGATGTAATCTGGTACTGGTACTCCCGCCTCACCGGTGTCCAATAG
- the ftcD gene encoding glutamate formimidoyltransferase gives MPQRIVECVPNFSEGRRTNVIRAIEQVISNVSGVFVLDRHSDEDHNRTVITFAGTPAAVSEAAFRAIEKAAGTIDLDKHRGAHPRLGATDVVPFVPLSGIEMDECVELARSLGKRVGQELGIPVYLYERAALRPQRVQLEDVRRGEYEALRESLGKDPERDPDFGPKTLGPAGATIIGARPPLIAYNVYLSTDDVTVAKKIARIVRQSSGGLPNVKAIGLLVGGQAQVSMNLTDFNVTPIARVQEMIRSEAKRCGTSIHHAELVGLVPQAAITAAASWYLQLNPLAPEQILETQLFHAMSTDAEDA, from the coding sequence ATGCCCCAAAGGATCGTGGAATGTGTTCCGAACTTCTCCGAGGGCCGGCGCACGAACGTAATCCGAGCGATCGAGCAGGTCATTTCAAACGTTTCCGGCGTCTTCGTGCTCGACCGCCACAGCGACGAGGATCACAATCGTACGGTGATCACCTTCGCGGGAACACCGGCCGCCGTTTCGGAGGCAGCTTTTCGAGCGATCGAAAAAGCTGCCGGGACGATCGACCTCGATAAACACCGTGGAGCGCATCCCCGCTTGGGCGCCACCGACGTGGTTCCCTTCGTCCCCCTCTCCGGCATCGAGATGGATGAATGCGTCGAACTGGCCCGGTCGTTGGGGAAACGAGTGGGACAGGAACTGGGCATTCCGGTTTACTTATACGAGCGCGCCGCGCTCCGTCCACAGCGCGTTCAACTCGAAGATGTCCGCCGGGGAGAATATGAAGCGTTGAGGGAGTCACTGGGCAAGGACCCCGAACGCGATCCGGATTTCGGACCCAAAACACTAGGTCCGGCAGGCGCCACGATCATCGGCGCCCGTCCGCCGCTGATCGCCTACAACGTCTATTTATCCACCGACGATGTGACAGTTGCGAAAAAGATCGCCCGCATCGTACGCCAATCCTCCGGCGGTTTACCCAACGTGAAAGCGATCGGATTGCTGGTCGGGGGACAGGCCCAGGTGTCGATGAATCTGACCGACTTTAACGTCACCCCGATCGCCCGCGTCCAGGAGATGATCCGCAGCGAAGCCAAGCGCTGCGGCACATCGATCCATCACGCGGAGTTGGTCGGTTTGGTTCCGCAGGCCGCAATCACCGCTGCCGCAAGCTGGTATCTGCAGCTCAATCCCCTGGCCCCCGAGCAGATTCTGGAAACGCAGTTGTTCCACGCCATGTCCACTGACGCAGAAGACGCTTAG
- a CDS encoding CapA family protein, translating to MGLRKRILPSRYSLILCLSALSLAVSAVLQSCHFPFASPSLPAPSSPSPTAFQPLTVTPTPEPLNVWISPAVPMGLRERIDGAVRTNAASIRISDEADAQLKIQANAEFRPVEWIYALAAPFPTLQDGVAGTDLQAIWAGSGDFEGKIYASNTTLMAFEGLFGAADEAKVVGVSPQTLADVAWADRPAYAIVPFDELEPRWKVLEVDEKSPIRNDFDGDNYLLRVSFGLSGSSQAIEQFLRLVDWPATNRDPARMTILAMTGVTALTRGTAARMDSHGVDYPGLLIGDWLRDADLTHVSNEVSFAESCPTPDPLTADMRFCSAPKNIALLEDVGVDLVELTGNHVNDWGEDALLYTLDLYQARNWQTFGGGRNLDEALRAVTIDHNGNHLAFLGCNAAGPAHAWATEDSPGAAPCDTETLYAEIERLRSDGYLVVFTFQWFEGASLLPPQRDAFREAVDAGANIVSGSQAHQPLGFEFYNGGFIHYGLGNLFFDQMQSLALRQEFIDFYVVYDGRHISTELRTALLEDYAQPRPMTAEERLAFLADIFARSLW from the coding sequence ATGGGGCTTCGAAAACGCATTCTCCCGTCAAGATACTCCTTGATTCTCTGTCTTTCGGCGTTATCCCTCGCCGTCTCTGCGGTGCTTCAATCCTGTCACTTCCCATTTGCTTCCCCATCGCTGCCTGCTCCATCTTCGCCCAGTCCGACTGCCTTCCAGCCGCTCACTGTCACGCCTACACCGGAGCCGTTGAACGTGTGGATATCACCTGCGGTGCCGATGGGTTTGAGAGAACGCATAGACGGCGCCGTCCGGACCAATGCAGCATCGATCCGCATCAGCGACGAAGCGGACGCCCAGTTGAAGATTCAGGCGAACGCTGAATTTCGACCTGTGGAGTGGATCTATGCACTTGCGGCGCCGTTCCCCACGCTGCAGGACGGTGTGGCCGGGACGGATCTGCAGGCGATCTGGGCCGGAAGCGGTGACTTCGAGGGAAAAATCTATGCCTCCAACACCACACTGATGGCCTTCGAAGGGCTGTTCGGCGCCGCGGACGAGGCGAAAGTCGTCGGCGTCTCTCCGCAGACCCTGGCCGATGTGGCCTGGGCCGATCGACCTGCCTATGCCATCGTCCCCTTCGACGAGCTCGAACCGCGCTGGAAGGTGTTGGAAGTGGATGAGAAATCTCCCATCCGAAACGATTTTGATGGGGACAATTACCTGCTCCGGGTGAGCTTTGGGCTAAGCGGATCTTCTCAGGCGATCGAGCAATTCCTGCGGTTGGTGGATTGGCCGGCGACAAATCGGGATCCTGCACGCATGACGATCCTGGCCATGACCGGCGTTACCGCCTTGACGCGCGGCACGGCGGCGAGGATGGACTCCCACGGCGTGGACTATCCGGGTCTGTTGATCGGGGATTGGCTGCGCGACGCGGACCTGACCCACGTCAGCAACGAAGTGTCTTTCGCCGAATCCTGTCCGACGCCCGATCCTCTCACCGCGGACATGCGCTTCTGCAGCGCGCCGAAGAACATTGCCCTGCTCGAAGATGTCGGTGTGGACCTTGTGGAACTCACCGGCAATCACGTGAATGATTGGGGGGAGGACGCTCTGCTCTACACCCTGGATCTGTACCAGGCGCGGAACTGGCAGACGTTCGGTGGTGGACGAAATCTGGACGAAGCCTTGCGTGCGGTGACCATCGATCATAACGGCAATCACCTCGCCTTTTTGGGATGCAACGCTGCCGGTCCGGCGCACGCCTGGGCGACGGAGGATTCTCCGGGCGCGGCTCCTTGTGATACGGAAACGTTATACGCCGAGATCGAACGTCTGCGGTCGGATGGATACCTCGTGGTTTTCACCTTCCAATGGTTCGAAGGAGCCTCTTTGCTGCCGCCACAACGGGATGCTTTTCGAGAGGCGGTCGATGCCGGTGCAAATATCGTCAGCGGAAGCCAAGCGCATCAGCCGCTAGGGTTTGAATTTTACAACGGCGGGTTCATACACTACGGTTTGGGAAATCTGTTTTTCGATCAAATGCAGTCTCTGGCACTGCGCCAGGAGTTCATCGATTTTTACGTCGTCTACGATGGCCGTCACATCAGCACGGAGCTGCGAACGGCGCTGCTCGAGGATTACGCCCAACCGCGTCCGATGACGGCTGAAGAGCGCCTTGCGTTTCTCGCCGATATTTTTGCCAGAAGCCTCTGGTAG
- a CDS encoding ABC transporter ATP-binding protein, with protein sequence MPDDVVVQTEELSKKFGDFIAVDRVSFEVRRGEVVGYLGPNGAGKTTTIRMLLGLLLPSGGWAKVLGFDSRSEAEAIRARVGYMSQKFALYDELTGLENLTFYAGVYGMHDPARLREVLDRLGLNDMVGERAGSLPIGWRQRLALATAIIHQPRLLFLDEPTSGVDPVARRDFWDLIYALSDEGVTALVTTHYMDEAEYCGRVGIMHRGRLMAMGTPSELKREALPGTAWDVFAEPMLEALKALADDPHVTRAGLAGDHLRVIAPADVREADLQRALSQAAVQISRIAVVEPSLEDVFLALLGT encoded by the coding sequence ATGCCTGACGATGTCGTTGTCCAGACCGAGGAACTCAGCAAGAAGTTTGGAGATTTCATCGCCGTCGACAGGGTATCGTTCGAGGTGCGGCGCGGTGAAGTGGTGGGCTATCTGGGACCCAACGGCGCCGGAAAAACGACCACGATCCGCATGTTGCTGGGACTGCTGCTGCCGAGTGGGGGCTGGGCGAAGGTGTTAGGCTTTGATTCGCGTAGTGAAGCGGAAGCCATCCGGGCTCGCGTGGGTTACATGTCGCAGAAATTCGCCCTGTATGACGAGTTGACGGGGTTGGAAAACCTCACTTTTTACGCCGGTGTGTACGGTATGCACGACCCTGCGCGCCTGCGTGAGGTGTTGGACCGCTTGGGTCTGAACGACATGGTAGGGGAACGCGCCGGGTCGCTGCCCATCGGCTGGCGGCAGCGGCTGGCTCTGGCCACCGCGATCATTCATCAACCCAGGCTGCTCTTCCTGGACGAACCTACCAGCGGTGTCGATCCCGTCGCCCGCAGGGATTTCTGGGATTTGATCTACGCCCTGTCGGATGAAGGCGTGACGGCCCTGGTGACCACGCATTACATGGACGAAGCGGAATACTGCGGACGCGTGGGCATCATGCACCGCGGCCGTTTGATGGCCATGGGCACGCCGTCGGAACTCAAACGCGAGGCGCTCCCGGGCACCGCCTGGGACGTTTTTGCGGAACCGATGCTGGAAGCGTTAAAGGCGCTTGCAGATGATCCGCACGTAACCCGGGCCGGATTGGCGGGCGACCATCTGCGCGTGATCGCGCCCGCCGATGTCCGTGAAGCGGATTTGCAGCGGGCGTTATCGCAGGCTGCGGTGCAGATCTCACGTATCGCCGTGGTCGAACCTTCGCTCGAGGATGTCTTCCTGGCGCTGTTGGGAACCTGA
- a CDS encoding ABC transporter ATP-binding protein, whose product MLETLIQADDLRKSFAARTAVNGLSLRVRAGEIYALVGPDGAGKTTTMRLLCGAYTPDSGSVRLAGIDLWEQTERARAQIGYLPQRFSLYGDLTVLENLRFFAEVRGISPSEWRPRCEEILDFVGLKDFVNRRADALSGGMKQKLGLAAALVHKPRVLLLDEPTGGVDALTRQMFWQLLIELLRDGVAVLISTPYMDEASRCNKVGFLSDGRLLLEGSPGEITQRLAGRILALYGGPRRIVERVADDIPQIEGVRAFGDRWHIRVKAGENGSVIRRLKTGIEKMGGTVTRLTETPPGLEDVFIELLTQDDNADA is encoded by the coding sequence GTGTTGGAGACCTTGATCCAGGCCGATGATCTGCGTAAGAGCTTCGCTGCGCGCACCGCCGTGAACGGTCTCTCTTTGCGCGTGCGAGCAGGCGAGATCTATGCCCTGGTCGGGCCGGATGGCGCGGGAAAGACCACCACCATGCGCTTGTTGTGCGGTGCGTATACCCCGGATTCAGGGTCGGTCAGGCTGGCTGGGATCGACCTGTGGGAGCAGACGGAGCGGGCGAGGGCGCAGATCGGCTATTTACCGCAGCGTTTTAGCCTGTACGGGGATTTGACCGTGTTGGAGAACCTGCGTTTCTTCGCCGAGGTGCGCGGGATTTCACCGTCCGAGTGGCGTCCGCGTTGCGAAGAAATTCTGGATTTCGTGGGGCTGAAAGACTTCGTGAACCGAAGGGCGGATGCGCTCTCCGGCGGAATGAAACAAAAACTGGGATTGGCGGCGGCGTTGGTCCACAAACCGCGAGTGCTGCTGCTCGACGAACCCACCGGTGGGGTCGATGCACTCACCCGGCAGATGTTCTGGCAGCTGCTGATCGAACTCCTGCGCGATGGCGTCGCCGTATTGATCAGCACGCCTTACATGGACGAAGCCTCCCGCTGCAACAAGGTCGGTTTTCTTTCGGATGGCAGACTCTTGTTGGAAGGATCGCCGGGGGAGATCACACAGCGGCTGGCGGGACGTATCCTCGCCTTGTACGGCGGCCCCAGACGGATCGTCGAACGCGTGGCAGACGATATCCCGCAGATCGAAGGCGTGCGCGCCTTCGGAGACCGCTGGCACATCCGTGTGAAAGCCGGGGAGAACGGGAGTGTGATCCGGCGTTTGAAAACCGGCATAGAGAAAATGGGGGGCACGGTCACGCGGCTGACCGAAACACCTCCCGGGTTGGAGGACGTCTTCATCGAATTGCTGACCCAGGATGATAACGCCGATGCCTGA
- a CDS encoding efflux RND transporter periplasmic adaptor subunit, whose product MTVERIRRAVLLLLIPLLIVISIVYLANVSKETEAGIQASGTVEALEVTISPEVAGRIDVVLVDEGDHVEVGDLLLRLDDELLQAQREQTQAAVQTARATLNSAQINLDLLTLQADLTRRMQRQTDQPNREDRWRTTMPSEFDLPVWYFDQSEEIDAAQKEVDLAQAALQDEQSRFDTLLEASTMEDLQQAADRLADARISFRVAKEVLDRARRARDDADLEQYAEDRYDAAKAELEAAQSDYDQLLSGKDAEDVLEARARLAVAQERYDSARDHLAALQSGDYALQVRIAERNLDQAQAAVDQANAGLSQAQAELDVIDLQLGKMEVSAPISGVVITRNVEPGEVLQPGAVALTLAQLDDLTITVFIEEDRYGQIHLGQAAIVTVDSFPDETFNATVTRIADRAEFTPRNVQTKEGRRVTVFAIKLELNDPTGRLKPGMPADVEFVE is encoded by the coding sequence ATGACAGTCGAACGTATCCGCAGAGCAGTTCTTTTACTGCTGATCCCCTTGTTGATCGTGATCTCGATCGTATATCTGGCCAACGTCTCGAAGGAGACGGAAGCGGGTATCCAGGCCTCCGGTACGGTCGAGGCGCTGGAGGTGACGATCTCGCCGGAAGTGGCGGGACGAATCGATGTCGTGCTCGTCGACGAAGGGGATCACGTTGAAGTCGGCGATTTGCTGCTTCGTCTCGACGACGAACTGCTGCAGGCGCAGCGGGAGCAAACACAGGCGGCGGTCCAAACGGCCAGGGCGACGCTCAACAGCGCTCAGATCAACCTGGATTTGCTGACGCTGCAGGCCGATCTCACGCGCCGCATGCAGCGTCAGACCGACCAGCCCAATCGGGAGGACCGCTGGCGGACCACAATGCCCTCGGAGTTTGATCTGCCGGTCTGGTATTTCGACCAGTCGGAAGAGATCGACGCCGCCCAAAAAGAGGTCGATCTCGCCCAGGCTGCACTGCAGGACGAACAATCGCGCTTCGATACGCTGCTCGAAGCCTCCACTATGGAAGACTTGCAGCAAGCCGCAGACCGCCTCGCCGACGCACGCATCAGTTTCAGGGTCGCAAAGGAAGTCCTGGATCGCGCCCGCCGCGCGCGCGACGATGCGGATCTCGAACAATACGCCGAGGATCGATACGATGCCGCGAAAGCCGAACTCGAAGCGGCGCAGTCGGATTACGATCAACTGCTGTCCGGGAAGGACGCCGAGGACGTTCTCGAAGCGCGGGCGCGTTTGGCCGTCGCCCAGGAGCGCTACGACTCGGCACGCGACCATCTGGCGGCGCTGCAGAGCGGAGATTACGCGCTTCAGGTGCGCATCGCCGAACGAAATCTCGATCAGGCCCAGGCGGCTGTCGATCAGGCGAACGCCGGATTGTCGCAGGCGCAGGCCGAATTGGACGTGATCGACCTGCAATTGGGAAAAATGGAGGTATCCGCCCCGATCTCGGGCGTCGTGATCACGCGCAACGTAGAACCGGGCGAAGTGCTCCAGCCCGGTGCAGTCGCCTTGACGCTCGCTCAACTGGACGACCTGACCATCACGGTTTTCATCGAGGAAGATCGATACGGGCAGATTCATCTGGGCCAGGCAGCGATCGTTACCGTGGACTCGTTTCCCGATGAAACCTTCAACGCCACGGTGACGCGCATTGCCGACCGGGCAGAATTCACCCCGCGAAACGTGCAGACCAAAGAAGGACGCCGGGTGACGGTTTTCGCCATCAAACTGGAGCTGAACGATCCTACCGGACGCTTGAAGCCGGGCATGCCGGCGGACGTGGAGTTCGTCGAATGA